A genomic region of Equus caballus isolate H_3958 breed thoroughbred chromosome 1, TB-T2T, whole genome shotgun sequence contains the following coding sequences:
- the ZNF365 gene encoding protein ZNF365, with protein MQQQAFEASGYPWQESFENVAVCLPFRCPRCGDHTRFRSLSSLRAHLEFSHSYQERTLLTKCSLLPSLKDTDLVTSSEPLKQAKLQSCGNVVKQKPSYVNLYSISHEHSKDRKPFEVVAERPVSYVQTYTAVDLRADSLDGSRSSPGLPTPDTKASFEAHVREKFNRMVEAVDRTIEKRIDKLTKELAQKTAELLEVRAAFVQLTQKKQEVQRRERALNRQVDVAVEMIAALRQRLTESEEELLRKEEEVVTFNHFLEAAAEKEVQGKARLQDFIENLLQRVELAEKQLEYYQSQQAAGLGRDVSEHVLTDISSNRKPKCLSRGHPHSVCNHPDLKTHFHPKGRSYLKKAKDDRASTQPSKAVHEQAESPRELCRPLKKGELGLSRKGNIRPKMAKKKPTAIVNII; from the exons ATGCAACAGCAGGCTTTTGAGGCAAGCGGATACCCCTGGCAGGAGTCCTTTGAGAATGTTGCTGTGTGCCTGCCATTCCGCTGCCCGAGGTGTGGAGACCATACCAGATTTAGAAGCCTGTCGTCGTTGAGGGCCCATCTGGAATTCAGTCACAGCTACCAGGAAAGAACCCTCTTGACAAAATGCAGCCTCCTTCCATCCCTCAAAGACACAGACCTAGTCACCTCCTCAGAACCCCTGAAACAGGCAAAATTGCAGAGCTGTGGCAACGTGGTGAAGCAGAAGCCGAGCTATGTTAACTTGTATAGCATTTCACACGAACACTCCAAGGACAGGAAGCCATTCGAGGTGGTGGCAGAGAGACCTGTGTCCTacgtgcagacctacactgcagTGGACCTCCGTGCAGACTCGCTGGATGGGTCCCGGTCGAGTCCCGGCCTTCCCACCCCAGACACCAAAGCTTCTTTCGAGGCACATGTCAGAGAAAAGTTCAATCGGATGGTGGAAGCCGTGGACAGGACCATCGAGAAGAGAATTGATAAACTCACCAAAGAGTTGGCTCAGAAAACTGCTGAACTGTTGGAAGTTCGGGCAGCTTTTGTTCAGCTGACTCAGAAAAAGCAGGAAGTTCAGAGACGAGAGCGGGCCCTGAATAGACAGGTGGACGTGGCCGTGGAGATGATTGCGGCGCTGAGGCAGCGCCTGACGGAGTCCGAGGAGGAGCTTCTCAGGAAAGAGGA AGAAGTTGTTACATTCAACCATTTCCTCGAAGCAGCAGCTGAGAAGGAGGTTCAAGGGAAAGCTCGGCTCCAGGACTTTATCGAGAATCTCTTACAACGGGTAGAACTGGCGGAAAAGCAGTTAGAATACTATCAAAGCCAGCAGGCCGCTGGCCTCGGCCGAGACGTCAGTGAGCATGTG CTTACAGATATCTCCTCAAATAGGAAACCCAAATGCCT CAGCCGAGGGCACCCACATTCTGTGTGTAACCACCCTGATCTCAAGACCCATTTTCATCCAAAGGGAAGGAGCTACCTGAAAAAAGCCAAGGATGACAGAGCCAGCACGCAGCCTTCGAAGGCCGTTCACGAACAGGCTGAGTCCCCAAGAGAGCTCTGCAGACCACTGAAGAAAGGGGAGCTGGGGCTTAGCCGCAAGGGCAACATCAGGCccaaaatggctaaaaaaaaGCCAACAGCAATTGTGAACATCATCTAA